DNA from Biomphalaria glabrata chromosome 14, xgBioGlab47.1, whole genome shotgun sequence:
TGAATACTTTCGCCATTCGACAGGAGACAAGAAAGAAAGTACAGTGTAGACACACTACACAATGGGTAATTGTCTTGGGTTCCTTTTGTAGTGTAAGGGAAGTAGAGGAAGCTTTTTCTCTCCGTATATTTCACCGTTCAAAGcacaaattatatatttatagcttcaCCGTTTTATAGTTGTACAGTTAgactttttacatttttagttcaAATCTAATGTTGCTTATTTTCTTGTCAAAGCTaatcattgtgttttttttcctagtgtaaaattattttttttcttgtgggaCTTTGCGgtgtttagatttttttctcattaattgTTAGGTGCTGGGCTAATTGTTTATATTATCTCTTTCAGTTTCATGTGTTGCTATAGGTGATGTTGAGCTGCTTATTGATAAAAGACATTTTAACCcctttatttcaaaaataatatcCTAGTTATTCCCCATTTGATTGTCATTTTTCCAGATAAAAAGAAAGGTGGTTTCGGCAGTGCCATTCTGAAAAAGTTTGGTCGTAAGAAGCGTGCGCAAAGTGCCGACCGCACATTGAGCATGCGGGAGGGGGCCTACCTGAGACCCCCAGAGCCCGCCTATGGACCCCAGTCTAAAGGTGCACTACTCATGTCCTTACAAGCAATTCAAAATTGAAACTTAGTTGTCTCCCTGTTGTATCGTCTGCTCTGCTTTGCTTCCTGTTGTTCATTTTGGAACCATTTTGTTCAGTGTAAAACTTGACCAATTGGCAGCTCACTAAAACAGATGTGACCAAAGAAGGAATGGAGGGAAGTTGAAACTGAATTGCTAGCAAAGTAATTTGTAACAAGCTTAAACTCCTAAGCAATAATAAGCACATTTCTAGTCAGGGTGGGCTGCCAATAGTCACAAGTAttagttgtagatttttttttaattgtgctaAAAGCAACTGTTTTGTGTGACTACCATCTAGGACTCACTCACTGTGTGACTTTATGTGAAATGTAGATAATATTCCCTGTGGCACAAACTActataaaaaatagtaaatagattCAATCGCATCTGACTTGATCAGCATATCATTGTCGATGAACAGACCTGGATGAAGTTGACATGATTTGTTCATATGACAATGATCACtgtgttttagtttttcttctttattttaaaatccacagaaaatcttattaaaaaaaaaaaaacatgttttatttttttttaattaagaaaataattagTTAGTGTTGATAGTAAGACCTCCAATTGcagcattgttttaaaaataaagcataACAAAATGCTGTGATCTATTTTTTCATACCATACCTTGCATTGATATTCCTTTTGTGAttctaatttatttgttttacctCTGAACCTTGAAGCATGTAGTGTGCCTCAGATGTCTGTGTGGTTGTATTTGGTTCACAAAGAGATGCATTACATTTGGATTTCAGAATTAAATCTAAAAACTAGTCTTAAAATgttcagttttttgtttgtttcataaaGGGCTCAGATTTAAACTTTATGCTGCTATTATGGATGTCTATTTTGAGTAAAGGATTCATTAATTACacttaatttataaatatttccatGAACCGGTATGTTATCTTTggatatttttcttcttttgagtAAATGCGACCCTTAAATATATCACTTTAATGTAAAgtcattataaataaatgtaataccaAGCATTGGTTAAGCATAATTAGTTAGttgtttggtttgtttttctGAGATAAAACTGTTAAATGAAAACATAAGGCTTTAAGCTCACAAATAAAGTCATTCAGTTGCTCATGAGAAAGTGATCAATTAGTGCACATGTCTTACATCTTAGAGCCTGCTGTGTTCTAAACCTTTAGTTCATGTTATCACAACGCACATCTCATTCAGATCATAATAAAatgttcaaagttttttttttaaaataataatttgtacatttttttttgtgtttttgttttgattgaggGGGGTGCAATATTTCATTAGAATCTTTTCTTTAATGGCTTATTATGACAtaagaaataaaagatttactttttaaaaagtttggtactgaaaaaaaaatttacttcttGATTTTCATAGttgacatttacaaaaaaaaaatcaagttatTTCTCAAAGACTTTTGAGCttatttaatgcatttaaacTTTAATCCTCTATAACAAGTAAAAGTTAAGACAAATCATTCTCGTTCAAAATAAACTGCATTATACATTAATTTACAAtactatatttgtttgttaatatatgtatatatatatatattttgcagATGATTTAGAGCTAGTTAGACCGCAGTTAAATGACACAGATGCAGAACCTTCCCCCAACTTGAAGAAATCCAGAACCCTGGGCGGGAGCCTAAAGAAGCTGTTTAGACGAAGCCGCAAACAGTCCAGGACACGCGGAGATTCAAGGGAAAGCTCCATGTCCAGAGGCTCTCGCTCAAAAGGCCCCTCAAGGGACAGCTCGCTCACCCGTCAAAGTCAAAGGGAGAATGAGCTGAGGGCGTCATCAGTGTCTTGAGATCACATATCTGTCGCTTAGATAATTTATGTAACGTCTAGGGatatcatttcatttgtcaatTTTTACATCTGTTTCCTGAGTGTAGGTTATGATTGAATGgttggctctttttttttttttttttatgtggctaAGCTCTCTCAGTCCATACTGATTGTTTTAGGAAGATTAACTTGGATGTACAAAAGATAATGGACGTGTCACAACAATTTCAAATCGAAATGTCATGATTATTATCTTTAAAATgaaagatacaaattataatggGCATAGTTCTACACTTCAGAAGAAAGACTTTAATTAAACATGTGCCAATgtgtacataaatatattaaaactatatctatatataaatatatactccCCATTCtgatatatttttgaaaagatAATATAAAAGGAAGACTTCCTTTTTTAGATATTGGCTTCATCCATGCCAACATCCATGCTCTCTGGGTTTGTTTGAAAGCTGATTATTCAAACTGTGTATTTGAATGTACTTGTGATGTTTGCTTAGTTTTGTGCAATCTTGTTTAAGGCAGATATACCGGTATTTATTTGTGAACAAGTGGAATGAGCATTAATATTGAACTGGACAGCAGAGAATCTATGATCTTCACTTTGCTCctttttttgaattttcatCTCGTATGTCTGCGGCTTAAGGCACTCTCTTACTGCACGGCTTGTATTTGTTATTGTACTGCTATAATTTGTCATTTATTTACAGTAacaatgtatatttttgtttatattaatgtaattttttgtttataagttgatattatgtttcaacccccaaaaatatttgtttcaacttttacTTCAGTACTTGATTCCAAAACTTTATTTAGCTTCTCACTAATTGAATATCCCagcctttatattttttttttagcttcactTTCGCCCTTGCCACCCAACTGACAAATTCACTAATCAGTTTGATTTTGACTAGCTCACTTGCCAGCTTTGGTTGTTGACCACAGTGGCTGCCCATGTGATCGTCTCCCTTaatgatgtttttgtttttcgaaGTATAAAAAAAGCAATGAAAGGTTGCACCAAGGGCATGCTTCCTTTTCTATTTAATCACAAGGGACACGTCACTTTTTGAGggtgatgaaactatcaaacaACATTGTGCAttctctttcagttttttttttgttttgtttttaaacttggTTATAGctgcattttattttgttttaactttccTGCATGTTTGCATTTTCTCGACGTATAGATTTTCTGGATGTCTGAAACCTTAAATGACCACTACCACTTGTTCTATTGTTAAATCTGTGAACTAGCTCTGTCTCTAGTTTGGTTTTGAAGGTTACCCTGCAAgatgcactaaacaaaaataattcaaaaaataaaaagttactaCTGCTTTGACACATTCTATAATTAATGTTCATAGAAATGTTACTCAAGACTTCACTTACTAAGGGATTTACTAATTTTCAGGATATACAATTATAATGTACGCTTTCTTTTTTGCCTTTGGCACAATATTTATCATTTATAGTATCTATATATgtgtcttcaattctgaagattaaAGAGAGTAGTATTTCAATAGGccttaaagaaatacaaatcAATTCTTATAGATGAGAAAAGAAATATAGTTTTAGTTAACCTGGGCCTGAGGCATGTTATGGATGAAGTCAGTAGAGCAGAATTTATGATAAATTTTAGTAGTGCTATCGCATTGTGCAAATCTGTGTAAGGATTAGTTTGATGCTATTTTCTATATGAATGTAAGAACCTCTGTGATGTCCTGATGCAGTCACCTATACAGTGCCTACTATCAACCATCCTGTGATGTTTCTCTTTGTGATTATAATCTATATGTACTTAACCTCATCTAGATATAATTAAAAGAAACCAATTTATTTCCCCCTAGTTTATTCCCTCCCCTGATTTTAGCTACCAAGTACCACCATCCCTCGAAAGTTCAATTGTTTTAATATCAGGGTAAAATTTCTATGcagaattgttttttcttttacattgaaTATAGTATATGCTTTTATATTAACAAATGGTCAAAGAGCTTGTGTATAACCTAAAAATTTGAATTTACACCTAAATCATTTCATGAATcgtccaaagtcttttttttttgctcaatcTGATCACCAGTAGAAGACACCATATTTCTGGTCACATATCAATCaactctttttttaaacttcagctGAACTGAATTGCTTGATTTGAATCACTCGCTTTAATTGATATTTTTGTAGTTGATGTTTTTCTGTTTCATATCAAATCAATCAAAgctcattattatttattgttgtaaACCTTTCGTTTTCTTGGAGTGGACTATAAAACTGAAACAGTTTGAATTGTGCAATGTCAGCCTGCAGGCCACTGTGGGCTGTTTTAAGTtactcatttttaattttattgtgatgaatgggttttttttttttgtgtctttttgtttacattatttacatttcagttgagatttttatttttttttgttgtgttctGTGTACTTTGCTTTATATCTGGAGTGACAATTATTCTGGACAGGACAGTTTTGTGTTACTAAGtatatatttcaaaacaataGGAATAGCTTTAGAGCTATTCATGGAATGATATTACTTTACAGACTTCTAAGTGGCTGGCTGCCTAATTGTGCggtatgcgcactggactgttgCTCAGTCATCTCGATGGTCTAGATTTATACCCTGCCATCCTCCagtcatcctgcaggaggttaggactaggaagtagattatcttcaactgtgATGGAACATGCGAAgcatttaacattttaaacaaaatgccaGTAATCCAACAGAATTCAGAGCCACAACTTGTGATAACCAATATTATACCACACTAACATTTAAATGTCTACTAAATGTGGTAATTAAAGTTGCTGCAGATGCCCGCAGCTGACAAGTCAGAAAGATATATATGCCAAGTACATGTGTTTGTGTGCACATcaagaaatgtttatttatcCTGAAGCTCAAATACATAAATTTCAAATTCGTCCTAAACTAAGCATAAACATGCAATTTGTTTCATAATAGTCTTAGTTGCCTAGACTGAAGCTTCTTAGACTCATTAACTTGATTGTAATGGTCATAATGTACGTCGCTAAACAGCTTTGAATCTAAATCATAGATTTTCCACACATATTGATGAGTTGTGCTGATTATAGATTGTCTTTGATTTCTCAACTATACAATAATGAGTTGCCTAATACTTTTCTGTATTTCACATTCAAGGATCTATGGTAAATGtggtcaaaaattatttttcatttttactgATTTGTAAACTCTTTGATTTATTTTCATGAGaactataattaaaataacaaacatcCTAGAGCCCttgtatttgatttttaaacctcTGAAATAATAGGTTAGTCTTAGAACTGTCAGGTCCTGTGAAATTTACTTCACATGATGGTTCTGAGCTCAAATCTTGCCAACTTCCATTCCCTGCTCCTCTGCAGGTTTGAACAGGATGTAATCATCTCTATTACTAAAAGAACACCCAAAACTTGTATAAACAAAAGTGCTAATCTATAGAGAAAGTTCTATACTTTGTAGTAACTTGTTTAAAATCTGTGTAACAAAGACTTGAACAGATAGGCCACATTCAACCATTGTAAATTCAAGTAACCTATTCTTGTTGTGTgagatacatttttgtttcaattttgtacttagttgTAGCCCCTGATTCATTAGATATAGCAACCTTATTAGTTTTTAGCCCTGTGACCCTTGAACTGGCCACTTTCTTGATTATCAACACAATATTATTTGTTGTGCTTTTATATTTCTTGCTACTCTTGTGTTATTTTTCATGGCATAACTTATTGagtgtttttatgttgtttctTTATACTAAagatttttgtatttattttctgcttcagaactttaaaaaaaaaaaaataaaatacataattgCTGCCTTAATTTACTTTGTATTAAATTATAacttgtacaattttttttttgctgaacaATTCTTCATGGTAGataatattttgacaaatatttttgtttaccaGTATAACTTTATCGTAATTCCTATTGAACAACAATAAAGAAtttttagttgaactagcttgAGGGGCAAGAAAAGAACAATAATGTTTCGCTCCATTAGCTTGATCATCTGaaacatttataatttaaatttggatatatttaaattttggtCTGTATGTGATTGtatgttattttaatttattttgttttttttatcttgttttactttttatctaGTGAATTAAATCATAAATATTTCTGAAAGACTTCAGAGTTATGGTATTTTAAAACTGTATATCAGTGCACATTGTGAGAAAATAATGTTGAAGTGTATGAATGAAAAATAAGTTTCAGATGCAGTAATGGGAAATTGATCAGCTTAGGAACATAGCAATAGAGACATGACAGGGTTCTAGCACTTTCATCAGTGAGGCTAAgaagattcttcttcttctccttcttctagccagctttattgctgctgagctgtgagctcttttgcagactgtgccaaggaaaaaaagtgtgctgttttcttcagctgttcagcactgccgtacagggtgttggttatgttgggctgtagtggaagtagggtctgcctaagatggattagggaggggcattcaaagaggatatggtttacggtttcaaaggggtgggcgcaatgtctgcaaaggggtgtgtgtcctgttcttagttggaagattgtagattgttctttgcgggggaggaagttaatactgtccagtttgttaggcgtagtcatttctcagtacatggctctgcctgtgtttcctgatgcccattggttgagccactcctctttgtgattgttgactaacattgaccttagggtgaggtagttaacaggtctatctggttgttccatagatgaacctgactttgatagcttatctgccttttcatttcccatgatgccaatgtgtccagggatccactgtagtgtaatattgatatttaattttgatatcatctggtggattatcacaatgagtgttgtcaactctcttgggctgtttgaggtgctgctgttaagtgcttgcagagtagattgggagtctgtaaagacaacaatatctgatggtggttgcactccttcatataatttgttttccactgtctggagtgctatggtaattgcctcaatttcggcttggaagtttgagcagtaatcaccacagggtgcgcttatctcaaagtgtttatttttagggaagaccaggaaggcaccaagaccaacattgatggtagctttgaaagctgtataaatatggatagctgttttttgatagctttcgattgtttctactttgagctccagtggatttgattcttttgttaaggtgttatttagtaaatgtgttttgatggttggttgtttgtagtttagtccgggtgtaatgggcacagtccactttaagctttctactgcagaaaagttccatttggagagctctatggatggcggagaatggaccattggccaaccccaccttgtcccatggatattccggttacagtcttcagacctagatgtttccttttatgtcagtattggagaaaattgccaagaccgaaaactcccttaaaatgcggggactatatatttatttattttaaaaaagcctgaggaaacacccagcctacactaaaggCTAAGAAGATAGCCCAAAGCATTCAGTCAATGAAAGCAGTCCCAACATTCTGCTTATATCttaaattagaaataaagtCTGAGCACAAGCCAAAGCACATTTGTAGACTTTACAAGTTATGTTTTGAGCAAAGGTTAATTTGTTTTGAGCAAAGGTTAATTTGTTTTGAAGAATGTGTTGGACAAAAGTAATAGAATCTCAAAGAAagacaactcttttttttttataactttttttcctgttattacaaatattaacaaaaggctgtaaaaattaaaaataatatatgcaTCACAAAGTGAATTCCAAATTTCTTGAGGAGAATATCTGCAGCAGGAAATTGTTCAAAGTAGAACAGATTTTGTTGTCAAATTGGTGAGTAATATGATACTAAAGATCTGTGCACCAATTTTGTTCTCATCAGATATTTCATGTTAAGTAATTGCTTCCACTATTATTGTTATATAGCATATTCATTTATATCTAatgaatcatttttaaaatactggAACTGTTAAATTTTCCTAACATCTTACTTTCAATAGATACAATGAATATACAACCTGTTATAGGTGAAGCAATCTCAACATTTTGGCCCAGTGCAAATGGGCTTTGAATACCCtgcttttgtgtgtgttttgagaGTCAACATATGTGTCCATTGAATGCTTCATTTATAACTGGGTGTAAAGTAGAGCAAGGATGCCATTAAACACTCCCTGTTTATGTGCTGGTGGCAAGGATTCATCAGTAGAGGTGTCTCTGAGCATTTCAGTACCTAGTACATGTAAAATAAGTGCCCTACAAAATAGaacttataaagtagaatacAATAGGAAtgaaacaatataataatatctttattgTCCTGAAGGAAATTTATTTTACAGTACCATAGAGCTTTacacataacaaaatattacaatgaTGCAAACACATCGTACATTCATGTAAGTTCACTTTAGCATCACATGTAAAGTTTAAATCAGAAAGTTAGTTCTTTTGTTAATGATTTAATTGCCAAAGGACGTTGACTTGcaaagcaaaagaaacaaaataggCTGATTATTGACTAAAATGAACCTCACTAAAGTCTCTCCACACTGCCAGCGTCTTACAGTACAGCCCGTAATCTAATCTGTCCACACACTTTGAAATACGAGCTTTGAGAATCACATTACCACTGTCAGTGAAACCACGCAGCTTGTGTACAGACAAGTCCAACTCTTCCAGTTCACCAATCAACATAACTTGAGAACCAGTGACATAATCTGAACTGTCTGTAAGCTGTGTGTCCACCACTAGATGAATGGAGGAAGATTGGGTTGGCTCTGCTAAGAAGGCTAAGTTGTTTGCTGCATCATAGTTCACCACTCTGGaatagaatataaatatatacaaatagttGGGTTTTATTTTAAGGTAAAAAATAGTATCAGAATTTAATAGCACTGCTAAACTGTTAAGATCATCTTTTTCTATGTTTAAGGAATGACCATAACTACAATGGCTCTTTCTTTCCCCAAAAAATCAGGACAGAGCGAGTTGCAGGAATATCCTTCTTTTAAGAAATTCAATGGCATATTTTTGTGTGGAAAGTTACTTGctgggctggggggggggggttctattAAACTTCAGATAGGCTAGTCTATCCAATTCAAAC
Protein-coding regions in this window:
- the LOC106055150 gene encoding uncharacterized protein LOC106055150, giving the protein MATASYSLPPHGIPTLIPEIISKPFDTIQHKTVRVVGRVVNYDAANNLAFLAEPTQSSSIHLVVDTQLTDSSDYVTGSQVMLIGELEELDLSVHKLRGFTDSGNVILKARISKCVDRLDYGLYCKTLAVWRDFSEVHFSQ